One window from the genome of Terriglobia bacterium encodes:
- a CDS encoding FAD:protein FMN transferase: MTKPGEGDLKFALPEDISSDLVHRFSYTAMAALFGIDCVHVEEKYARQAARCAFDEADRLERELSRFVENSDISRINHLSTGQGVRVSHRTMECLEIARSLYLETGGAFDIAIGSGFDKLELVPGEFHVRAHSDGIRLDLGGIGKGYAVDRMAEVLKDWEVDRALIHAGYSSVLALESPPGGQGWPLTLSAPGTETVLARIMARDQALSGSGIRKTDHILDPREQKPVRLRSAAWVSAPRKVLGESPAAVADALSTAFMILSAQEIEAYCRNHSGLEAWILEPAAQRLLHFPATSMPERNTLGI, encoded by the coding sequence ATGACAAAGCCGGGCGAAGGAGATTTGAAATTTGCTCTGCCGGAGGACATCTCCTCCGATCTCGTCCATCGCTTCTCCTATACGGCCATGGCCGCACTGTTCGGGATTGATTGTGTGCATGTCGAGGAAAAGTATGCGCGGCAGGCCGCCAGGTGCGCCTTTGACGAGGCAGACCGGCTGGAACGGGAACTCAGCCGGTTTGTAGAAAACAGCGACATCTCGCGCATCAACCACCTGTCAACAGGCCAGGGCGTCCGCGTAAGTCACAGGACGATGGAGTGCCTGGAGATCGCGCGGTCCTTATATCTCGAGACCGGCGGCGCCTTCGACATCGCGATCGGCTCCGGGTTTGACAAGCTGGAGTTGGTCCCGGGTGAATTCCATGTTCGGGCACATTCCGACGGGATACGGCTGGATCTGGGCGGAATCGGCAAGGGTTATGCCGTGGATCGCATGGCGGAAGTACTCAAAGACTGGGAGGTCGACCGGGCTCTCATCCACGCCGGATACAGCTCGGTTCTGGCGCTGGAGTCTCCTCCCGGCGGGCAGGGTTGGCCACTGACTCTGAGCGCCCCCGGGACTGAGACGGTTCTGGCCCGGATCATGGCACGAGATCAAGCCCTGAGCGGTTCCGGCATCCGGAAAACGGACCACATTCTCGATCCCCGCGAGCAGAAGCCGGTCCGGCTCCGGTCGGCTGCATGGGTGTCGGCTCCCCGGAAAGTTTTGGGAGAATCGCCGGCTGCGGTCGCCGACGCTCTCTCGACCGCTTTCATGATTCTCAGTGCGCAAGAGATCGAGGCCTACTGCCGGAACCATTCGGGATTGGAGGCGTGGATCCTGGAGCCGGCTGCGCAGCGATTGCTGCATTTTCCGGCGACCTCAATGCCAGAGCGGAACACGCTGGGCATATGA
- a CDS encoding acyl-CoA dehydrogenase family protein has product MYSFEPSADQKTLVEAARKFAARELRPVMRESDEKGDLPARLFQSGWELGLLPASIPESYGGFGERSAVTGVLAAEELAWGDLSGALALMAPNLAAFPLLLCGTLAQKAKLLPLFCSDSYTPGSAALMEPRYDFDPGALRTHATLSHGEFTLDGIKCNVPFAAEAEWMLVYAAHDGQSQVFFVPRDTAGLSVKEREQNMGMKACPCYTVEFKGCRVPASHRLGEEAGCDLQLLLNSSRVAQSALALGVARAAYEYALEYAKNRKAFGEAIAQRQSIAFMLAEMITDLEGARMMVWEAAWLLDQGRDATREAFLARNFADDMALNVCDRALQALGGHGYIRDYPVELWLRNARGFAVMEGIAMV; this is encoded by the coding sequence ATGTACTCATTTGAGCCTTCTGCAGATCAGAAGACGCTGGTGGAGGCTGCCCGAAAATTTGCCGCAAGGGAACTTCGCCCTGTGATGCGCGAGAGCGACGAGAAGGGTGACCTGCCTGCCCGCCTGTTTCAAAGCGGCTGGGAACTCGGCCTGCTTCCCGCGAGCATCCCGGAGAGCTACGGAGGGTTTGGCGAGCGCTCTGCGGTCACTGGGGTACTGGCTGCGGAAGAACTGGCTTGGGGCGATTTATCCGGCGCCCTGGCGCTCATGGCTCCCAATCTTGCGGCTTTTCCTCTCCTCCTCTGTGGCACGCTTGCGCAGAAGGCGAAGTTGCTCCCGCTGTTCTGTTCCGATTCCTATACGCCGGGATCCGCCGCCCTCATGGAGCCCCGCTACGACTTCGACCCGGGCGCGCTGCGGACGCACGCCACGCTGTCTCATGGCGAATTCACTTTGGACGGCATCAAGTGCAATGTACCGTTTGCCGCCGAAGCGGAATGGATGCTGGTTTATGCCGCTCACGACGGACAAAGCCAGGTTTTTTTTGTGCCCAGGGACACGGCTGGCCTCTCAGTGAAGGAACGTGAACAAAACATGGGCATGAAAGCCTGCCCTTGCTACACGGTCGAGTTCAAGGGCTGTCGCGTTCCCGCTTCGCATCGGCTGGGAGAGGAAGCCGGCTGCGATCTTCAGCTGCTGCTTAACTCGTCACGGGTGGCGCAGAGCGCGTTGGCGCTGGGTGTTGCGCGCGCGGCTTATGAGTACGCCCTGGAATATGCGAAAAACAGGAAGGCCTTCGGCGAGGCGATCGCTCAGCGCCAGTCGATCGCCTTCATGCTGGCCGAGATGATCACCGATCTGGAAGGCGCGCGCATGATGGTCTGGGAGGCGGCGTGGCTCCTCGATCAGGGGCGTGATGCGACGCGAGAGGCTTTCCTGGCCAGGAATTTTGCAGACGACATGGCACTCAACGTGTGTGATCGGGCGCTTCAGGCCCTTGGAGGGCATGGTTATATCCGTGACTATCCCGTGGAACTGTGGCTGCGCAATGCCCGCGGTTTCGCAGTCATGGAAGGAATCGCGATGGTGTAG
- a CDS encoding Gfo/Idh/MocA family oxidoreductase, with protein MEDQKKEDTQAKGEISRRTFVGGIAAAAGLMVVPRHVLGGPGYQAPSDKLNIATVGVSGQGSSNTNACAKENIVALCDVDDVRSERVYRRYPNAKTYRDFRVMLEKQKDIDAVIVATPDHSHAVIAMAAMQLGKHVFVQKPLTRSLWEARMLTEAARKYKVVSQMGNQGHSGEGVRLIEEWIADGAIGKVREVHCWTNRPIWPQGMPRPADYPAVPDGLDWDLWIGPSPMRPYHPTYHPFSWRSWFDFGAGALGDMACHVMDASYTALNLGYPKSVAAFIAYQVVERERQDGKGVDRVRLEYKDSYPMASVIHYNFPARGKKYPALKLHWYDGGLLPERPEELEPSRRMPESGTIFVGEKGKLMCETYSESPRLIPETRMKAYKQPKKTIPRVDKANHEQNWIDACKGKTKAVSNFDYAGPFSETVLLGNLAVLYPGRLLEWDGPNLKVTNFAAANDFVKPNFREGWSL; from the coding sequence ATGGAAGATCAAAAGAAGGAAGACACCCAGGCAAAAGGGGAAATCTCGCGCCGTACTTTTGTGGGTGGCATCGCAGCTGCTGCAGGACTCATGGTGGTTCCCCGGCATGTGCTCGGCGGTCCCGGTTACCAGGCTCCCAGCGACAAGCTGAATATTGCCACTGTCGGGGTCAGTGGACAGGGGAGCAGCAACACCAATGCCTGCGCCAAGGAAAACATCGTGGCACTGTGCGACGTGGACGACGTCAGGTCCGAACGGGTTTACAGGAGATATCCCAATGCAAAGACCTACCGCGACTTCCGCGTCATGCTGGAAAAACAGAAGGACATCGACGCTGTTATCGTTGCAACCCCGGACCACAGCCATGCCGTGATAGCGATGGCGGCCATGCAACTGGGCAAGCACGTGTTCGTGCAGAAACCGCTGACCCGTTCGCTCTGGGAGGCGCGCATGCTTACGGAAGCGGCCCGGAAATATAAGGTCGTCAGCCAGATGGGCAACCAGGGACATTCGGGAGAAGGAGTGCGGCTAATCGAAGAATGGATCGCCGACGGAGCGATCGGCAAGGTGCGCGAAGTACACTGTTGGACCAATCGGCCGATCTGGCCGCAGGGCATGCCCCGGCCCGCAGACTATCCGGCTGTGCCGGATGGATTGGACTGGGACCTCTGGATCGGACCGTCCCCAATGCGCCCCTATCACCCCACCTATCATCCGTTCAGCTGGCGCTCCTGGTTCGATTTTGGCGCGGGAGCCCTGGGAGACATGGCCTGCCATGTCATGGATGCTTCCTACACCGCCCTGAACCTCGGGTATCCGAAGAGCGTGGCGGCCTTCATTGCCTACCAGGTGGTGGAGCGGGAGCGACAAGACGGCAAAGGAGTGGACAGGGTGCGACTGGAATATAAAGACAGCTACCCGATGGCTTCCGTCATCCACTACAACTTCCCGGCTCGCGGCAAGAAATATCCGGCACTCAAGCTCCACTGGTACGATGGTGGGCTCTTGCCCGAGCGCCCCGAAGAACTGGAGCCGAGTCGCAGGATGCCTGAAAGCGGCACGATCTTCGTGGGAGAGAAGGGCAAGCTGATGTGTGAGACGTATTCCGAGAGCCCCCGCCTTATCCCCGAGACCAGGATGAAGGCCTACAAACAGCCCAAGAAGACCATTCCCAGAGTCGACAAGGCCAATCACGAGCAAAACTGGATCGATGCCTGCAAGGGCAAGACCAAGGCGGTCTCCAATTTTGATTATGCCGGGCCTTTTTCTGAGACCGTGCTCCTGGGCAATCTGGCAGTTCTATATCCGGGGAGACTGCTGGAGTGGGACGGTCCGAACCTGAAGGTCACCAACTTCGCCGCGGCGAACGATTTCGTAAAGCCCAATTTCCGCGAGGGTTGGTCACTCTGA
- the cofD gene encoding 2-phospho-L-lactate transferase translates to MRLTALAGGVGAAKLLSGVIKVMPAEDLTVVVNTGDDFCWMGLYICPDLDTITYTLAGLDNPMTGWGIRDESFRCLERLGELGGDTWFKLGDRDLATHLYRTHCLQNGKTLTEATAAICRQNGITARILPMTDFPVPTMVHTEEGTLAFQDYYVRRKCAPLVDGFSFQGIEASSPAQGVLDAIQSADAVVVCPSNPYISIGPILAVPGIREALSATPATIAAVSPIVAGDALKGPAAAMMRQLGHEVSAVSVARLYRDFLDIFMLDRRDENLCEQIAALGLEVHAVETVMDSTASKVALAKSLLEVLP, encoded by the coding sequence GTGAGGCTGACGGCGCTGGCAGGGGGAGTTGGGGCGGCAAAGCTCTTGTCCGGCGTGATCAAAGTCATGCCGGCCGAAGATCTTACCGTTGTCGTCAACACCGGCGACGACTTTTGCTGGATGGGGCTGTATATCTGTCCCGATCTCGACACCATCACTTACACGCTGGCGGGCCTCGACAACCCCATGACCGGATGGGGGATCCGGGACGAATCGTTCCGCTGCCTCGAGCGCCTGGGTGAATTGGGGGGCGACACCTGGTTCAAGTTAGGGGATCGCGACCTGGCCACCCACCTCTACCGCACCCATTGCCTCCAGAACGGCAAGACGCTCACGGAGGCGACTGCAGCTATATGCCGGCAAAACGGCATCACCGCCCGAATTCTTCCCATGACCGACTTTCCCGTTCCTACCATGGTGCACACCGAAGAAGGCACATTGGCTTTTCAGGATTACTATGTGCGCAGGAAGTGCGCGCCATTGGTCGACGGCTTTTCTTTCCAGGGGATCGAGGCATCCAGCCCCGCTCAGGGCGTTCTCGATGCCATCCAGAGTGCAGATGCCGTCGTAGTATGTCCCAGCAATCCTTATATCAGTATCGGCCCAATCCTTGCGGTGCCCGGGATCAGAGAGGCGCTTAGTGCCACACCGGCGACCATCGCGGCGGTATCCCCCATTGTTGCCGGAGACGCGCTCAAGGGGCCGGCCGCAGCCATGATGCGCCAGCTCGGCCACGAGGTTTCCGCCGTGAGCGTCGCCAGGCTTTACCGGGATTTCCTCGACATATTCATGTTAGACCGCCGCGATGAGAACCTGTGCGAACAGATTGCGGCTCTCGGCCTGGAGGTTCACGCCGTCGAGACGGTCATGGACAGCACGGCCTCGAAAGTCGCGCTGGCAAAGTCTCTGCTGGAGGTCCTGCCGTGA
- a CDS encoding DUF1080 domain-containing protein — MMRQHGLLLILILVCCGAAGAQKNPFLGKWDITATSAKGSYPYWLEVREENGQLVGYFLNRAGSVSKLREIAIEGQELVFSPGARPNAPKPVHRARIVKDKLIGELTTATEKIPWVGVRPPKWGNYDANAAHKFGKPIALFNGKDLAGWEFQFADQHPGWSVVDGYLTNHENINNIISKQRFKDFKVEVEYKLEPKSNSGLYLRGRYELQILDDAGTEPNATGHMSIYSRVKPSVNSSKPAGEWQTAEVTLVGNRVTVVLNGSRVHDNVVIDGITGGALDSDEGSPGPIMIQGDHSRIWVRKVVVTPIL; from the coding sequence ATGATGCGCCAACACGGTCTGTTGTTGATCCTCATTCTGGTGTGTTGCGGGGCTGCCGGAGCCCAGAAGAATCCCTTTCTAGGCAAGTGGGACATCACCGCCACAAGTGCCAAAGGCAGCTACCCCTACTGGCTCGAGGTCAGGGAGGAAAACGGCCAGCTGGTCGGGTATTTTCTCAATCGCGCCGGAAGCGTCAGCAAGCTGCGGGAAATCGCCATCGAGGGCCAAGAACTGGTGTTCTCGCCCGGCGCCAGACCAAACGCCCCGAAGCCGGTGCATCGTGCCCGGATTGTAAAGGACAAGCTGATAGGCGAACTGACCACGGCCACCGAGAAGATTCCCTGGGTCGGTGTGCGCCCCCCCAAGTGGGGCAACTACGACGCCAACGCAGCTCACAAATTCGGAAAGCCCATCGCTCTGTTCAACGGTAAGGATCTCGCCGGCTGGGAGTTCCAGTTTGCGGATCAGCATCCCGGATGGTCAGTTGTGGATGGGTACCTGACGAATCATGAAAATATAAACAACATTATTTCAAAACAGAGATTCAAAGATTTCAAAGTGGAAGTTGAATACAAACTGGAGCCGAAGAGCAACAGCGGATTGTACCTCCGCGGCCGTTATGAGCTACAGATTCTCGACGATGCGGGAACCGAACCCAACGCCACCGGTCACATGAGCATTTACAGCCGGGTCAAACCTTCTGTGAATTCCAGCAAGCCGGCCGGAGAGTGGCAGACCGCGGAAGTCACACTGGTAGGAAACCGGGTTACCGTAGTCTTGAACGGCAGCAGGGTGCATGACAATGTGGTGATCGATGGCATCACCGGGGGAGCGCTCGATAGCGACGAAGGATCTCCCGGTCCCATCATGATTCAGGGGGATCACTCGAGGATCTGGGTCCGTAAAGTTGTCGTCACCCCGATTCTTTAG
- the npdG gene encoding NADPH-dependent F420 reductase, whose translation MHIGFLGGTGIEAKGLALRFAAAGASVIVGSRSAERAAQAAERYNTILGESLIRGAGNHAMLDASEIIFLTVPFAQAVNAVENCGTLLTSRHVIVDVTVPLLFRAGHAEYLEPENGSNSEQIARHLPAGVPLVAAFKTIPAFVLADLETTLNCDVFVCSDSADAKQKVMAAANLIPSLRPLDGGPLRTARTLERMTTLAAELNRHYKKKGARYRIEGI comes from the coding sequence GTGCACATAGGATTCTTGGGCGGCACGGGAATTGAGGCAAAAGGATTGGCGCTTCGTTTCGCTGCTGCCGGGGCATCTGTCATCGTGGGCTCGCGCTCGGCGGAGCGTGCGGCGCAGGCGGCAGAGAGGTACAACACAATCCTGGGGGAATCTCTGATTCGGGGGGCGGGCAATCACGCGATGCTCGATGCCTCCGAAATCATTTTCCTCACGGTCCCGTTTGCCCAGGCTGTGAACGCCGTAGAGAACTGCGGTACTTTGCTCACCTCTCGTCATGTCATCGTCGACGTGACGGTACCGCTGCTTTTTCGCGCAGGTCATGCTGAGTATCTGGAGCCGGAGAACGGATCAAATTCGGAGCAGATTGCGCGCCACCTGCCGGCCGGGGTTCCCCTGGTCGCAGCATTTAAAACCATCCCCGCCTTCGTTCTCGCAGACCTGGAAACGACTCTGAATTGTGATGTGTTCGTGTGCAGCGATTCGGCTGATGCCAAACAGAAGGTGATGGCGGCGGCGAACTTGATCCCGTCGCTGCGCCCCCTCGACGGCGGACCGTTGCGCACGGCGCGGACGCTGGAACGCATGACCACGCTCGCGGCCGAGCTCAACCGGCATTACAAAAAAAAGGGCGCGCGCTACCGAATTGAAGGCATCTGA
- a CDS encoding Gfo/Idh/MocA family oxidoreductase, with translation MSSEVFTKTMDRRDFLRKTTAAGATLALAPESLASAGGGSGEIRVALIGAGAQGQVLMDACLQIPEIRFTALCDIWTEYNQKRVSGLLKRYGHIHNAYVDLREMLDKEKSRLDAAIVATPDFWHAEHAIACLKAGLHVYCEKEMSNDLQDARRIVLTARETGKLLQVGHQRRSNPRYIFSYQKLIREAALLGKLTTVNGQWNRSRRDPLTIPDRYAVSPSVLEKYGFRSMEQFLNWRWYRGLGGGPIVDLGSHQIDIFNWFLDARPRSVMASGGTDYYSKDTHEWYDTVMAVYEYPTRGGMVRAFYQTLTTNGFGGYYEVFLGDQGSLEISESAGRGKVYRDVANAPDWGSWVRQGLLLAPKEEPKPKTEVVLDVRETEPPPSYLLPVQSLKKYHQPHLENFFAAIRGRAKLNCPGEIGYETAVTVLKVNTAIEANRPVLFESGDFEI, from the coding sequence ATGAGTTCGGAGGTCTTCACCAAAACCATGGATCGGCGCGACTTTCTGCGCAAGACGACGGCTGCAGGTGCGACCCTTGCTTTGGCGCCGGAATCTCTCGCCAGTGCGGGCGGCGGCTCCGGCGAGATACGCGTGGCGCTTATCGGCGCAGGAGCGCAGGGCCAGGTGCTCATGGATGCTTGCCTGCAGATTCCCGAAATCCGCTTCACTGCCCTCTGTGACATCTGGACGGAGTACAACCAGAAACGCGTCAGCGGTCTGCTGAAGAGGTATGGCCACATCCACAACGCTTACGTCGATCTTCGGGAGATGCTGGACAAGGAGAAGAGCCGGCTGGACGCTGCGATCGTGGCCACACCGGATTTCTGGCATGCGGAGCACGCGATCGCCTGCCTGAAGGCGGGTTTGCATGTATACTGCGAAAAAGAGATGTCCAACGATTTGCAGGACGCCCGCCGCATCGTTCTCACGGCAAGGGAAACCGGCAAGCTGCTGCAAGTCGGACATCAGCGGCGCAGCAATCCGCGTTACATTTTCAGTTACCAGAAGCTGATCCGCGAGGCGGCGCTGTTAGGAAAGTTGACGACGGTGAATGGCCAGTGGAACCGCTCGCGCCGCGACCCGCTGACCATTCCAGATAGGTATGCGGTCTCTCCTTCAGTTCTGGAAAAATACGGTTTCCGTTCCATGGAGCAGTTCCTCAACTGGCGCTGGTATCGCGGCCTGGGCGGCGGTCCGATCGTGGACCTCGGCTCCCACCAGATCGACATTTTCAACTGGTTCCTGGATGCCAGGCCGAGATCCGTGATGGCAAGCGGCGGCACGGACTACTACAGCAAGGACACGCACGAGTGGTACGACACGGTCATGGCGGTCTACGAATATCCCACTCGCGGCGGCATGGTTCGGGCTTTCTACCAGACTCTTACCACCAACGGCTTCGGCGGCTACTACGAAGTGTTCCTCGGGGATCAAGGCTCGCTTGAAATTTCTGAGTCTGCGGGCAGAGGCAAGGTGTATCGGGATGTCGCCAATGCACCGGACTGGGGATCCTGGGTCCGACAGGGGCTGCTCCTGGCGCCCAAGGAGGAGCCTAAGCCCAAGACTGAGGTGGTCCTGGATGTGCGCGAAACGGAACCGCCCCCAAGCTATCTGCTGCCTGTGCAGTCACTCAAGAAATACCACCAGCCGCACCTGGAGAACTTCTTCGCTGCCATCCGAGGCAGAGCCAAACTCAACTGCCCGGGCGAAATCGGTTACGAAACCGCCGTCACGGTCTTGAAAGTAAACACCGCAATCGAAGCGAACCGTCCGGTGCTTTTTGAATCCGGCGATTTCGAGATCTGA
- a CDS encoding acyl-CoA dehydrogenase family protein — protein MISFEMPETIRAQVDLAHRIALNLMRPRARYYDDNEHEIPWDYVNFMWSDALVAGQESRSDARDSGAGSRHASTGLAASMALVHLVEELSWGDAGIYLCTPGSILGGAAVEAIGTPEQKTRFLARYREGEPKWAAMAMTEAHCGSDMAAIRTRAVRNSDHWVLNGEKIFVTNGHKSLVDSNGFVVVWATVEPSAGRAGIKPFVVEAGTPGLKVVKLEQKMGIRASDTATLLLENCCIPLGNLLGNAEVLEAGAGFKGAMATFDATRPTIAASALGIARATIDLLKELLAQDGISISYARPRNLHTAIERDILDMEAQLRAGWLLTLKAVSMMSQNRPNTLEASMCKIKAGEVVTRVTQKGVELMGPLGYSRRLLLEKWMRDAKINDLFEGTGQINRLIVARRILGYSSRELK, from the coding sequence ATGATTAGCTTCGAGATGCCCGAGACCATCCGCGCCCAGGTGGATCTGGCGCACCGTATTGCGCTCAACCTCATGCGTCCACGGGCGCGCTACTATGATGACAACGAGCACGAGATTCCCTGGGACTATGTCAACTTCATGTGGAGCGATGCACTCGTGGCGGGGCAGGAGTCCCGCTCGGATGCCCGGGATTCCGGAGCCGGGTCAAGGCACGCTTCCACGGGCCTCGCGGCTTCCATGGCCCTCGTGCACCTCGTCGAGGAGCTCTCCTGGGGCGATGCCGGCATTTACCTGTGCACACCCGGTTCGATTCTGGGTGGTGCGGCTGTCGAAGCCATAGGCACGCCGGAGCAGAAGACACGCTTCCTCGCGCGCTATCGCGAAGGCGAGCCCAAATGGGCGGCTATGGCCATGACCGAGGCCCACTGCGGATCGGACATGGCTGCGATCAGGACGAGGGCTGTGCGCAACAGCGACCACTGGGTGCTCAACGGCGAGAAGATATTCGTGACCAACGGCCACAAGTCGCTCGTGGATTCGAATGGCTTCGTCGTGGTGTGGGCAACTGTGGAGCCGTCCGCGGGCCGTGCCGGGATCAAACCCTTCGTCGTCGAAGCCGGCACCCCGGGCCTGAAAGTGGTCAAGCTCGAACAGAAGATGGGAATCAGGGCGAGCGACACAGCCACCCTGCTGCTGGAGAATTGTTGTATACCACTGGGAAATCTTCTCGGCAACGCGGAGGTGCTCGAAGCCGGTGCGGGCTTCAAGGGAGCGATGGCGACATTCGATGCTACGCGGCCAACCATAGCCGCAAGCGCACTCGGCATTGCACGGGCGACCATCGATCTGCTAAAGGAGTTGCTGGCTCAGGATGGAATCTCCATTTCCTACGCCCGGCCCCGAAACCTGCACACCGCGATCGAACGGGACATACTTGACATGGAGGCGCAGCTGCGTGCCGGGTGGCTGCTGACGTTGAAAGCGGTCTCGATGATGAGCCAAAACCGGCCCAACACGCTCGAAGCTTCCATGTGCAAGATCAAGGCAGGGGAGGTTGTGACGCGCGTGACGCAGAAGGGCGTAGAACTTATGGGACCGCTCGGCTACTCGCGGAGGCTGTTGCTGGAAAAGTGGATGCGTGATGCCAAGATCAATGATCTGTTCGAGGGCACAGGCCAGATCAACCGTCTGATCGTGGCGCGCCGGATTCTCGGTTACTCCAGCAGGGAGTTGAAATGA
- a CDS encoding Gfo/Idh/MocA family oxidoreductase, with translation MRSLRIGSVGAGFVARFQLMALKQVRGVELAGVTALEGAAALAAMAKSLGAGNTVVYDSIAEMAKHVDCIAIYAPNFARIPIMEEIAAAVKSGAMLKGVICEKPLGRTVTEARRLVELARAVDLRTAYFENQIFMKPIRTQLAQLEPVQRRMGPFSLTRSAEEHGGPHEGWFWDPTRQGGGVLCDMGCHSIAAGWYTLTPIGKGITFLQPQSVNAEIALLKWGQPRWREKLLKDRGVDYRKTPAEDFATGMITYKNPETGQKVKSQFTNSWMFEKQGLRLFMDGMGPGYAFEVNTLVSPLNIFIGDVAAEAIKDAESALEKATASRGLLAVQHNEADLYGYTDENADALEAFTRGRDAMLPWSYGLEITRLVMAAYLSAEKKRVIDLTDPAVHKELETYVPLIQQGRGAELLF, from the coding sequence GTGCGTTCACTGAGGATCGGATCGGTCGGGGCAGGGTTTGTTGCGCGCTTCCAGCTGATGGCGTTGAAGCAGGTGCGCGGCGTGGAACTGGCAGGAGTCACCGCGCTCGAAGGCGCAGCCGCGCTGGCGGCGATGGCCAAGAGTCTGGGAGCGGGAAATACCGTCGTCTACGACAGCATTGCGGAGATGGCCAAACACGTCGACTGCATCGCCATATATGCACCTAACTTCGCACGCATCCCGATTATGGAGGAAATCGCAGCCGCCGTGAAATCCGGTGCCATGCTGAAAGGAGTGATCTGCGAAAAGCCCCTGGGCCGAACGGTTACCGAAGCACGACGGCTCGTCGAGTTGGCCCGGGCAGTTGACCTGCGCACGGCCTATTTCGAAAACCAGATCTTCATGAAGCCGATCCGGACGCAACTGGCGCAGCTGGAACCTGTACAGAGGCGGATGGGACCCTTCTCACTCACTCGTTCCGCGGAAGAACATGGCGGCCCTCATGAGGGCTGGTTCTGGGATCCGACGCGTCAGGGTGGCGGAGTCTTGTGTGATATGGGCTGTCACAGCATCGCTGCCGGCTGGTACACTTTGACGCCGATCGGGAAGGGAATCACGTTCCTGCAACCCCAGAGCGTCAACGCTGAGATCGCGCTTCTCAAATGGGGGCAGCCTCGCTGGCGCGAGAAGCTGCTCAAGGATCGGGGAGTCGACTACCGGAAAACTCCTGCCGAAGACTTTGCCACCGGCATGATCACTTACAAAAATCCGGAAACCGGACAGAAGGTGAAATCACAGTTTACCAATTCCTGGATGTTCGAGAAGCAGGGGCTGCGGCTGTTTATGGATGGCATGGGGCCCGGATACGCATTCGAGGTCAACACGCTGGTATCGCCGCTCAACATCTTCATCGGCGACGTGGCTGCCGAAGCGATCAAGGATGCCGAGTCGGCTCTGGAAAAGGCCACGGCTTCGCGCGGCTTGCTGGCCGTCCAGCACAACGAGGCTGATCTCTATGGTTACACCGATGAGAACGCCGATGCCCTCGAGGCTTTCACCCGAGGTCGTGATGCCATGTTGCCGTGGAGTTATGGCCTGGAAATCACCCGGCTGGTTATGGCGGCGTATCTGTCCGCCGAGAAAAAGCGGGTTATCGACCTGACCGATCCCGCAGTCCATAAAGAGCTGGAAACCTATGTCCCTCTCATCCAGCAGGGACGCGGGGCTGAATTGCTTTTCTAA